A section of the Clostridium felsineum DSM 794 genome encodes:
- a CDS encoding acyl-CoA thioesterase, with the protein MDKAITRIKVRYAETDKMGIVHHANYYVYFEAAREDLIELSGIKYSEMEEIGVMMPLVETKCKYHEGAKYGDYILVETSIGRLTPIKVEINYRVIREEDGRVLATGQTIQTFVDSRSFKILNLMKKHPNIWAKFQIIQQ; encoded by the coding sequence ATGGATAAGGCTATTACTAGAATTAAAGTAAGATATGCTGAAACTGATAAGATGGGTATCGTACATCATGCAAACTATTATGTGTATTTTGAGGCTGCTAGAGAAGATTTAATAGAGCTTTCAGGTATAAAGTATAGTGAAATGGAAGAAATAGGAGTAATGATGCCTCTAGTAGAGACAAAATGTAAGTATCATGAGGGGGCAAAGTATGGAGATTATATATTAGTAGAAACAAGTATAGGAAGACTTACACCAATAAAGGTTGAAATTAATTATAGAGTAATAAGGGAAGAAGATGGAAGAGTTTTAGCAACAGGACAAACAATTCAGACATTTGTTGATAGTAGAAGCTTTAAGATACTGAATCTTATGAAGAAACATCCTAATATATGGGCAAAGTTTCAAATAATTCAGCAGTAA
- a CDS encoding APC family permease, translating into MVNKFFDLLIGRPLANEQSSREKYNVPFGLAIMASDAISSVAYASQEILLVLVPAIGLLSYKWLGNISLMIIGLLFILTVSYVQIIKAYPQGGGAYVVAKENLGIKPGLVAGAALLLDYILTVAVSSSSGVAAITSAFPVLVPHKVLLAVVLIAILTILNLRGVSESAKVFSVPTYLFIFSMIFMIIFGLVKYAIYGPSSSMQMIHQNLKPMGEISIFLILKAFSSGCSALTGLEAVSNSVPNFKEPGQKNATIVMVLLTFAILFIFGGSSLLARFYNAVPNPNVTVLAQIAYGVFSGKTFMFYVIQFTTAIILIMACNTSYTGFPMLMSVIARDGYAPRSFATKGKRLSFSNGILFLSIIAAILVVIFKADTDLLIPLYSVGVFLSFTLAQTGMVIHWNKTNEKGKNFRRAINGFGAFITLITTCVIVYEKFLLGAWVIILLVPIIVLGFLHIKKHYNYVARGLRADEDYVKNCGIGQSYNHLIIVPIASLNKATLGALKYARSITSDVIALNVSPNKEYMDKLKIKWEELNTDILLVSKYSPYRAIVTPLIEYIGVISHASSPDEKITVVLPQFITKDKSGQILHNHTSFLLRESLLRYDNIVVSTFPFHLNPGDDEE; encoded by the coding sequence TTGGTTAATAAGTTTTTTGACTTGCTTATAGGAAGACCTCTAGCAAATGAGCAGAGTTCAAGAGAAAAATATAATGTTCCATTTGGACTTGCAATTATGGCAAGTGACGCTATTTCTTCCGTTGCTTATGCATCACAAGAAATTTTATTGGTGCTAGTTCCAGCTATAGGTTTATTATCTTATAAATGGTTAGGCAATATATCACTTATGATTATTGGACTACTATTTATACTTACCGTTTCTTATGTGCAAATAATAAAAGCATACCCACAAGGTGGAGGAGCATATGTAGTTGCAAAAGAGAACCTTGGAATAAAGCCAGGCCTTGTTGCAGGTGCTGCACTTTTATTAGATTATATTCTAACAGTTGCAGTTAGTTCAAGCTCTGGAGTTGCTGCTATAACTTCTGCTTTTCCGGTTCTTGTACCTCATAAAGTTTTGCTGGCAGTGGTACTGATTGCAATTCTAACGATTCTAAATCTAAGAGGTGTAAGTGAATCGGCAAAAGTGTTTAGTGTACCTACATATTTGTTTATTTTTAGTATGATATTCATGATCATATTCGGACTAGTAAAATATGCTATATACGGACCATCTAGTAGTATGCAGATGATACATCAAAATCTCAAGCCAATGGGAGAAATAAGTATATTTTTAATTTTGAAAGCATTTTCTTCAGGCTGTTCAGCATTAACAGGACTTGAAGCTGTTAGTAACTCGGTACCTAACTTTAAGGAGCCCGGTCAAAAGAATGCGACAATAGTAATGGTTCTTCTTACTTTTGCAATACTATTTATATTTGGTGGATCTTCACTTTTGGCAAGATTTTATAATGCTGTACCTAACCCTAATGTAACTGTTTTAGCACAAATAGCGTATGGTGTTTTTTCTGGTAAGACATTTATGTTCTACGTAATACAATTTACTACAGCGATTATACTTATAATGGCATGCAATACATCCTATACAGGATTCCCTATGCTTATGTCTGTAATAGCAAGAGATGGATACGCACCTAGAAGTTTTGCTACAAAAGGAAAGAGATTAAGCTTCTCAAATGGAATATTATTTCTTTCTATAATTGCAGCAATATTAGTTGTTATATTTAAAGCTGATACGGATCTTTTGATACCTTTATATTCAGTAGGTGTTTTTCTATCATTTACATTAGCACAAACAGGAATGGTTATTCACTGGAATAAAACGAATGAAAAAGGCAAAAACTTTAGAAGAGCAATAAACGGTTTTGGAGCATTTATTACACTTATAACAACATGTGTAATAGTTTATGAGAAATTTTTGTTAGGTGCGTGGGTTATCATATTACTTGTACCTATAATAGTACTTGGATTCCTTCATATTAAAAAACATTATAATTATGTAGCTAGGGGATTAAGAGCAGATGAAGATTATGTTAAGAATTGTGGAATTGGACAAAGCTATAATCATTTAATAATAGTTCCAATAGCAAGTTTAAATAAAGCTACATTAGGTGCCCTCAAATATGCAAGAAGTATAACTAGTGATGTAATAGCACTTAATGTTTCACCTAATAAAGAGTATATGGACAAACTAAAAATTAAATGGGAGGAACTTAATACAGATATTTTACTTGTTTCTAAGTATTCCCCATATAGAGCAATAGTTACACCACTCATAGAGTATATTGGAGTAATTTCACATGCTTCATCACCTGATGAAAAAATAACAGTAGTTTTACCTCAGTTTATTACTAAGGATAAATCAGGACAAATTTTACATAATCATACTAGCTTTTTATTAAGAGAATCACTTTTGAGATATGATAATATAGTAGTATCAACTTTTCCATTTCATTTGAATCCAGGTGACGATGAAGAGTAA
- the leuA gene encoding 2-isopropylmalate synthase — MSYSKYVKYPTVKIENRKWPDKQIEKAPIWCSVDLRDGNQSLPQPMNVDEKVKMFKMLVAIGFKEIEIGFPSASETEYEFTRKLIEDNLIPEDVTIQVLTQAREHLVERTFEALKGVKKAIVHVYNSTSELQRRVVFKKSKEEIKELAIKGAELVKKYSEYTEYTESKFIFEYSPESFTGTELDYALEVCEAVIQVWKPTKNNKVIINLPSTVEMSTPNIYADQIEWFCTHLSDRESIILSLHTHNDRGTCTASSELGLLAGADRIEGTLFGNGERTGNLDIVNMALNMYSQGVDPRLDFSNLNEVVEIYEECTKMVVHERQPYAGKLVFTAFSGSHQDAIRKGLKVLSESKSEYFEVPYLAIDPHDLGREYEEVIRINSQSGKGGTAYIMESDFGFILPKSMHPEFGKIIKQKSDSLGGELTPEQIFKYFKEEYLENRTPYYLRNYRIHSIQDIEKEENKVDIEAIVAINGKDTKIEGIGNGPVDAFFNAMHNNNYNGCKFISYDEHALNIGSHSKAVAYIQIESKEKRYFGVGISDNIDTASLNALVSALNRTKLN; from the coding sequence ATGTCTTATAGTAAATATGTGAAATATCCTACAGTAAAAATTGAAAATCGTAAATGGCCAGACAAGCAAATAGAAAAAGCACCTATATGGTGTAGTGTTGATTTAAGAGATGGTAATCAATCATTACCACAACCTATGAATGTAGACGAAAAAGTAAAAATGTTTAAAATGCTTGTAGCTATAGGTTTTAAGGAAATAGAAATAGGTTTTCCATCTGCATCTGAAACAGAATATGAGTTTACAAGAAAATTAATAGAGGATAATCTTATACCTGAGGATGTTACGATACAGGTATTGACTCAAGCTAGAGAACATTTGGTTGAAAGAACTTTTGAAGCACTTAAAGGAGTCAAGAAAGCAATTGTACATGTATATAATTCAACCTCTGAACTTCAAAGAAGAGTTGTATTTAAAAAAAGTAAAGAAGAAATTAAAGAACTAGCTATAAAAGGAGCAGAGTTAGTAAAAAAATATAGTGAATATACGGAATATACTGAAAGTAAATTTATTTTTGAATATTCACCTGAAAGCTTTACAGGTACTGAACTTGATTATGCACTTGAAGTATGTGAAGCTGTGATTCAGGTTTGGAAACCTACTAAAAATAATAAAGTTATTATAAATTTACCATCAACAGTTGAAATGTCTACACCTAATATATATGCAGATCAAATAGAGTGGTTTTGTACTCATCTTTCCGATAGGGAAAGCATAATATTAAGTCTTCACACACATAACGATAGAGGAACTTGTACAGCATCTAGCGAACTTGGACTTCTTGCAGGAGCAGATAGAATAGAAGGAACGTTATTTGGAAATGGTGAAAGAACAGGAAATTTAGATATTGTAAATATGGCATTAAATATGTACTCGCAGGGAGTAGATCCAAGGCTTGACTTTTCTAATTTAAATGAAGTGGTTGAAATTTATGAAGAGTGTACAAAAATGGTAGTGCATGAACGTCAACCTTATGCAGGAAAGCTTGTTTTTACTGCTTTTTCAGGCTCTCATCAGGATGCTATAAGGAAAGGGCTCAAGGTTTTAAGTGAAAGTAAAAGTGAGTATTTTGAAGTACCATATCTTGCAATTGATCCTCACGATTTAGGAAGAGAATACGAAGAGGTTATACGTATAAACAGCCAATCAGGAAAAGGTGGAACAGCATACATAATGGAAAGCGATTTTGGATTTATACTTCCAAAGTCCATGCATCCTGAGTTTGGAAAAATAATAAAACAAAAATCAGATAGTCTCGGAGGCGAACTTACCCCAGAACAAATTTTTAAGTATTTTAAGGAGGAGTATTTGGAGAATAGAACCCCATACTATTTAAGAAATTACAGAATACATTCGATACAGGATATAGAAAAAGAAGAAAATAAGGTGGATATAGAGGCAATTGTAGCTATAAACGGTAAGGATACAAAAATAGAAGGAATAGGAAATGGCCCAGTAGATGCGTTCTTTAATGCAATGCATAATAATAATTACAATGGATGTAAATTTATATCATATGATGAACATGCATTAAATATTGGATCTCATTCAAAAGCAGTTGCATATATTCAAATTGAAAGTAAAGAAAAACGATATTTTGGAGTGGGAATATCGGACAATATCGATACAGCATCACTCAACGCACTTGTAAGTGCT
- a CDS encoding putative ABC transporter permease subunit yields MMEINKFLILTKYLLLGGSYGSGRKKLSRFSKNFVSRMILTFILFVIFAGFVGLIDVSIYFGVKILHMEYLFLQINYSAITLIILVFGIFSTMGVFYFSNDINFLMPMPFKPETIVASKFTVALIREYFITAAILVPCTLIYGIGSSCGALFYIYSILFIIFQPILPLAIALLISILIMPFINKSKKKDLFKTLGGIFALLFAVGINVATRMMGNASNLQLLQNAKKANSVMVNMFPLGSLASTALVNLNLVYVLIFVLINVLSFVIIIFLGKYLYFKGVQGLSESSSKRKKIDSRKMNKETQKKSILFSYTIKEMKILFRTPAYFVNCVMSSFILPIILLIPVFFGNSNEHGLKDALSYVSTSQNFRIIIASAIVFGLIMGAMNAVTSTSISREGSNFFVMKYIPVSYSNQITAKITSGILIGAMGIVIIDIIAFFVIGFPAYVGIYIFVAGVLGNIFTSLIGMYVDLSMPKLEWDTEQRAVKSNFNSLIAFLVSIVPSAIIIIMCIFVRVNSNVFFIISVIIFVVLDYIVYKFVCSSGEKKLNNYES; encoded by the coding sequence ATGATGGAGATAAATAAATTCTTAATTTTAACTAAGTATCTTCTTCTTGGTGGTTCTTATGGTAGTGGAAGAAAGAAGTTAAGTAGATTTTCAAAAAATTTTGTTTCAAGAATGATATTGACGTTCATACTATTTGTAATTTTTGCTGGATTTGTAGGGTTGATAGATGTATCTATATATTTTGGAGTGAAAATTCTACACATGGAATATTTATTTCTCCAAATTAACTATTCGGCGATAACTTTAATTATACTTGTATTTGGGATATTCTCTACTATGGGTGTATTTTATTTTTCAAATGATATAAATTTTTTAATGCCAATGCCGTTTAAGCCAGAGACAATTGTCGCAAGTAAATTTACAGTAGCTCTTATAAGAGAGTATTTTATTACGGCTGCAATTTTAGTACCATGTACGTTAATATATGGCATAGGTTCAAGCTGTGGAGCTTTGTTTTATATTTATAGTATTCTATTTATAATATTTCAGCCAATACTTCCTCTAGCGATAGCGCTTCTTATAAGCATATTAATTATGCCGTTTATAAACAAATCTAAGAAAAAAGATTTATTTAAAACTTTAGGAGGAATTTTTGCACTCCTATTTGCAGTTGGTATAAATGTTGCTACAAGAATGATGGGAAATGCCAGTAACCTTCAATTATTACAAAACGCAAAAAAAGCTAATTCTGTAATGGTAAATATGTTTCCTCTTGGAAGCTTAGCGAGTACTGCGTTAGTTAATTTGAACTTGGTTTATGTCTTAATATTTGTTTTAATAAATGTATTAAGTTTTGTAATTATAATATTTTTAGGTAAGTACTTGTATTTCAAAGGAGTTCAGGGGCTTTCAGAGTCATCATCTAAAAGAAAGAAAATTGATTCTAGAAAAATGAATAAAGAGACTCAAAAGAAATCTATTTTATTTTCTTATACTATAAAGGAAATGAAAATTTTATTTAGGACTCCAGCATATTTTGTAAATTGTGTAATGTCAAGCTTTATACTTCCTATAATTTTATTGATACCTGTATTTTTTGGTAATTCAAATGAGCATGGACTAAAAGATGCATTATCATATGTAAGTACTTCTCAAAATTTTAGAATTATAATAGCATCGGCTATAGTATTTGGACTCATTATGGGAGCTATGAATGCAGTTACATCCACATCTATATCAAGAGAAGGAAGTAATTTTTTTGTAATGAAGTATATACCAGTAAGTTATTCGAATCAAATAACTGCTAAAATAACTTCAGGAATACTTATTGGTGCAATGGGTATAGTAATTATAGATATAATAGCCTTTTTTGTGATTGGATTTCCTGCATATGTTGGTATATATATATTTGTAGCAGGAGTTCTTGGAAATATTTTCACATCACTAATAGGTATGTATGTAGATTTAAGTATGCCAAAATTGGAATGGGATACAGAGCAAAGAGCAGTTAAATCAAATTTTAATTCACTTATTGCTTTTTTAGTTTCAATAGTACCTAGTGCAATAATAATTATTATGTGCATATTTGTAAGAGTGAATAGCAATGTATTTTTTATAATATCAGTAATAATATTTGTGGTTTTGGATTATATTGTATATAAATTTGTATGCTCTAGTGGAGAGAAAAAATTGAACAATTATGAGAGTTAG